In Methanosarcina barkeri MS, a single window of DNA contains:
- a CDS encoding phenylacetate--CoA ligase family protein: MYEASTEAELDPNVQLYHPKISEEDTFAKLKALLKRVVENSPFYQKKFREANVDIEDIRSLDDLKLLPFTNKEELRDAYPLGLQSVPDSEVVRIHSSSGTTGKPIIIPYTRKDVDVWAEMMMRCYMLAGLTNQDRIQITPGYGLWTAGIGFQLGAERLGAMAIPTGPGNTEKQLELFVDLKSTALASTSSYALLLAEEIEKRGLKSQIQLRKGIIGSERWSEKMRSRIETELGIETFDIYGLTEIYGPGIGLDCSFHEGMHYWSDYLLFEVIDPITGEKLPDGTLGELVITTLTKEGAPLIRYRTRDLTRIIPGLCKCGCPFPRIDRILGRSDDRIKFKAVNIYPGQIEDLVQRIPGVSSEYQILLTRKDGRDSMIFKVEIEGAEDPSKKAKTEKALKKAFKDFIGVTVDVVGVKIGELPRSMKKTKRVIDEREL, from the coding sequence ATGTATGAAGCATCCACTGAAGCTGAACTTGATCCCAATGTACAGCTTTACCATCCCAAAATCTCGGAAGAAGATACCTTTGCAAAATTGAAGGCACTGCTGAAGCGCGTAGTTGAAAATAGTCCTTTTTACCAGAAAAAGTTCAGGGAAGCAAATGTCGATATCGAGGACATAAGGTCGCTTGATGACCTGAAACTTCTTCCCTTTACGAATAAAGAAGAACTCAGGGACGCTTACCCTCTTGGGTTACAGTCCGTGCCTGACTCGGAAGTCGTAAGGATCCATTCCTCGTCCGGGACTACAGGAAAACCCATAATTATTCCTTACACCCGAAAAGATGTGGATGTCTGGGCCGAGATGATGATGCGCTGCTACATGCTGGCAGGCCTTACCAATCAGGACAGGATCCAGATTACTCCAGGGTACGGGCTCTGGACTGCGGGAATAGGGTTCCAGCTTGGGGCTGAACGCCTGGGAGCAATGGCCATACCTACAGGCCCGGGAAATACCGAAAAACAGCTCGAACTGTTTGTTGACCTGAAGTCCACAGCCCTTGCAAGCACTTCTTCTTATGCGCTTTTGCTTGCCGAAGAAATTGAAAAGCGTGGGCTTAAGTCCCAGATTCAGCTCAGAAAAGGCATTATAGGTTCGGAGCGCTGGAGTGAAAAGATGCGCAGCCGAATCGAAACTGAGCTGGGAATCGAGACTTTTGATATTTACGGGCTGACCGAGATCTACGGTCCAGGAATCGGCCTTGATTGTTCTTTCCATGAGGGTATGCATTACTGGTCCGACTACCTGCTCTTTGAGGTAATCGATCCCATTACGGGCGAGAAGCTTCCTGACGGCACGCTTGGAGAACTTGTAATCACGACTCTTACAAAAGAAGGAGCTCCCCTCATCCGCTACAGGACAAGGGACCTGACCCGGATAATTCCTGGACTCTGTAAATGCGGTTGTCCTTTCCCGAGAATTGACAGGATACTTGGCAGGTCAGACGACCGCATAAAGTTCAAGGCTGTAAATATTTATCCAGGCCAGATCGAAGACCTTGTCCAGAGGATTCCTGGTGTAAGTAGCGAATACCAGATCCTTCTTACCCGTAAGGACGGAAGGGACAGCATGATTTTCAAGGTCGAGATCGAAGGCGCAGAAGATCCTTCAAAGAAAGCAAAAACCGAAAAAGCTCTCAAAAAAGCCTTCAAGGACTTTATAGGTGTAACCGTGGACGTTGTGGGTGTAAAGATCGGAGAACTTCCCCGCAGTATGAAAAAGACAAAAAGAGTAATTGATGAAAGGGAACTGTGA
- a CDS encoding indolepyruvate oxidoreductase subunit beta, translated as MKYDILIVGVGGQGVVLASRLLALAAMKAGFHVSTAETIGMSQREGSVSSHIRIGDKVSGSLIPIGQADLLLGLEPAETVRNLPFLKEGGKVLVNTHAIPPASRPPGSPEYDPAALLSFLRAYYPDILCSDFTELADKVGTYRAANVAMLGAAAGARVLPFQEEILKAVLDAEIPEKYRAVNDAAFERARKCIRSVSGT; from the coding sequence GTGAAATATGATATTCTTATTGTAGGCGTTGGTGGGCAGGGTGTTGTGCTTGCTTCCCGCTTGCTTGCACTCGCTGCGATGAAAGCCGGATTCCACGTAAGCACTGCCGAAACCATAGGCATGTCTCAAAGGGAAGGTTCGGTTAGCAGCCATATAAGGATAGGAGACAAAGTTTCCGGGTCACTTATTCCCATTGGACAGGCAGACCTGCTTTTAGGCCTGGAACCTGCAGAAACCGTACGAAACCTGCCTTTTCTTAAGGAGGGCGGAAAGGTTCTGGTAAATACCCATGCTATCCCACCGGCATCAAGGCCGCCTGGAAGCCCTGAGTATGACCCTGCAGCTTTGCTCTCATTTTTGCGTGCATACTACCCTGATATTCTCTGCTCCGATTTTACGGAACTTGCAGACAAGGTAGGGACATACAGGGCTGCAAACGTTGCAATGCTTGGAGCGGCTGCAGGCGCACGAGTATTACCTTTTCAGGAAGAAATTCTAAAGGCAGTACTGGATGCCGAAATCCCTGAAAAATACAGGGCTGTAAACGATGCCGCATTCGAGCGTGCAAGGAAATGTATTAGATCTGTCTCCGGCACCTGA
- the iorA gene encoding indolepyruvate ferredoxin oxidoreductase subunit alpha translates to MSLLTDKKLLMGNEAIALGAMEAGVQVVTGYPGTPSTEALETIARYANRCGIYTEWSSNEKVALETAAGAAYSGAKALVTMKQVGLNVASDPLMSLSYIGVKGALVLLVADDPGPHSSQTEQDTRAFGHFANIPVLDPATPQEAYELTKLAFELSHEFEIPIILRTTTRVSHSCGDVVVEAAEPVPVEAIEEGFVKDRRWTIFPKLTAERHPWLESVQEKLSERFSELSFNSVAGSGKIGIIASGVSALYVKEAIEAVRGFEELFTLFRVGTVYPFPEKAALSFLKGIDRLLVAEELDPYLEEQALQLIGKAHLPVDVYGKKNGFFPVSGEYNVDIVIDSLNRALAAYGESLRLSHASPAVSREKLPPLPIRAPALCAGCMHRAVFYAFKQAAKQLKKESQTDTIFSGDIGCYTLGNAYPLNMVDTCLCMGAGISLAGGLYHTNPKTKQVAFIGDSTFFHSGIPAVINAVYNGANITLAVLDNRTTAMTGHQPHPGVGITALGNVSKAIDIADVVRSCGVEYVKIVNTVDPDSLESCIKAAKEAMNFNGPSVLVFKGKCVGITKPDKYYKINPEACTGCGFCIKELGCPVINLDGDKPVIQDNCSGCGLCAQICPSEAICIGGVKL, encoded by the coding sequence ATGAGTTTATTGACTGATAAAAAGTTATTAATGGGTAATGAAGCCATTGCACTTGGAGCTATGGAAGCCGGCGTCCAGGTGGTTACAGGGTATCCCGGAACACCCTCGACCGAAGCTCTGGAGACAATTGCCCGGTATGCAAACAGGTGTGGAATCTATACCGAGTGGTCCAGCAACGAAAAAGTTGCACTTGAAACGGCCGCTGGAGCAGCTTATTCCGGGGCAAAAGCGCTTGTGACCATGAAACAGGTAGGGCTAAACGTTGCATCCGACCCTCTTATGAGCCTGAGCTATATTGGGGTAAAAGGAGCTCTTGTCCTGCTCGTTGCCGATGATCCCGGGCCTCATTCTTCCCAGACTGAACAGGATACTCGGGCTTTCGGGCACTTTGCAAATATTCCTGTCCTTGACCCGGCAACCCCTCAGGAAGCCTACGAACTGACAAAGCTTGCTTTTGAGCTTTCGCATGAGTTCGAAATTCCTATTATCCTGAGAACCACCACTCGGGTCTCACACAGCTGCGGGGATGTCGTGGTCGAAGCTGCAGAACCTGTTCCGGTTGAAGCCATTGAGGAGGGTTTTGTAAAGGATAGGCGCTGGACAATCTTTCCGAAGCTTACTGCCGAACGGCACCCCTGGCTTGAAAGTGTGCAGGAAAAGCTTTCCGAACGCTTTTCCGAGCTTTCCTTCAATTCGGTAGCGGGATCGGGAAAAATCGGGATTATTGCTTCAGGCGTTTCAGCCCTTTACGTAAAGGAGGCTATCGAAGCTGTTAGGGGTTTTGAAGAGTTGTTTACACTCTTCAGGGTAGGGACAGTATATCCGTTTCCGGAAAAGGCAGCTCTTTCTTTCCTGAAAGGCATTGACCGGCTGCTCGTTGCCGAGGAGCTTGACCCTTACCTAGAAGAACAGGCGCTCCAACTTATAGGAAAAGCACATCTGCCTGTTGATGTTTATGGAAAGAAGAACGGCTTTTTCCCTGTGAGCGGGGAATACAATGTGGATATTGTTATTGACAGCCTCAACCGCGCACTTGCAGCGTATGGAGAGAGTTTACGCCTTTCTCATGCTTCTCCTGCCGTCTCAAGAGAAAAGCTTCCTCCTCTTCCAATTCGGGCCCCTGCTCTCTGTGCCGGTTGTATGCACAGAGCCGTTTTTTACGCTTTCAAGCAGGCTGCAAAACAGCTTAAAAAAGAGTCTCAAACTGATACGATTTTCTCAGGGGACATTGGCTGCTACACCCTTGGAAATGCTTATCCCCTTAACATGGTCGATACCTGCCTCTGCATGGGTGCAGGGATAAGCCTTGCAGGAGGGCTCTACCATACGAACCCGAAGACAAAACAGGTGGCCTTTATCGGTGATTCTACTTTTTTCCACTCAGGTATTCCTGCAGTGATAAACGCTGTCTATAACGGAGCTAACATCACCCTTGCAGTGCTTGACAACCGTACAACTGCAATGACAGGACACCAACCCCATCCTGGCGTAGGCATAACCGCACTCGGAAATGTTTCAAAAGCTATTGATATTGCAGACGTAGTTCGGAGCTGCGGGGTTGAGTACGTAAAGATAGTAAATACTGTAGACCCGGACAGCCTTGAGAGCTGCATAAAAGCCGCAAAGGAAGCCATGAATTTCAATGGACCGTCGGTTCTGGTCTTCAAAGGCAAGTGTGTAGGGATTACAAAACCAGACAAATATTACAAAATAAATCCTGAAGCCTGCACAGGCTGTGGTTTCTGTATAAAAGAACTCGGCTGCCCTGTAATTAACCTTGATGGGGATAAGCCTGTCATACAGGACAACTGCAGCGGCTGCGGGCTCTGTGCACAGATCTGCCCTTCAGAAGCCATCTGTATAGGAGGCGTAAAGCTGTGA